One region of Prinia subflava isolate CZ2003 ecotype Zambia chromosome 6, Cam_Psub_1.2, whole genome shotgun sequence genomic DNA includes:
- the STEAP3 gene encoding metalloreductase STEAP3 isoform X1: MSRGDMAKPLLGHGSTEGECSPPAPAGRTVGVLGSGDFARSLAVRLVCSGFKVVVGSRNPKRKASLFPAAAEVTFQAEAVKKADVIFVAVFREHYSTLCDLADVLVGKILVDVSNNTEINHRKESNAEYLASLFPACTVVKGFNVVSAWTLQSGARDGNKQVLICSNNQEAKRTVAEIAQIMGFTPVDMGCMSSAREIENIPLRLLPAWKIPVFLALGLFLCFFTYNLIRQVIHPYIREQKNKLYKIPIEVMNTTLPCVSYVMLSLVYLPGVLAACSQLYYGTKYRRFPDWLDQWLQHRKQIGLLSFLCAALHAVYSLCLPMRRSHRYLLIETAVKQAVEKKMTIWVEEEVWRMEIYISVGIIALGLLSLLAITSLPSIANSLNWREFSFIQSSLGFIALVLSTLHTLTYGWSRAFDENQYKFYLPPTYTLTLLVPCTVIIAKVIFSLPCIQHRLLRIRRGWEKSRYVKFVLPSATGEFSSGETSSNV, encoded by the exons ATGTCCAGAGGAGACATGGCCAAGCCTCTGCTGGGCCATGGGAGCACGGAGGGTGAGTGCAGCCCCCCGGCGCCGGCCGGCCGCACCGTGGGCGTGCTGGGCAGCGGGGACTTTGCGCGCTCCCTGGCCGTGCGCCTGGTGTGCTCCGGCTTCAAGGTGGTGGTCGGCAGCCGCAACCCCAAGCGCAAAGCCAgcctcttccctgctgcagcagaggtcACCTTCCAGGCCGAGGCCGTGAAGAAGGCGGACGTCATCTTCGTGGCCGTTTTCAGGGAACATTACTCCACCCTGTGTGACCTGGCTGATGTGCTGGTGGGCAAGATCCTGGTGGATGTCAGTAACAACACCGAGATCAACCATCGCAAGGAGTCCAACGCGGAGTACTTGGCCTCCCTGTTCCCAGCCTGCACCGTGGTGAAGGGCTTCAATGTGGTTTCTGCGTGGACGCTGCAGTCAGGTGCCAGGGATGGAAATAAGCAG GTTCTGATCTGCTCAAATAACCAAGAAGCCAAGCGCACCGTAGCAGAAATTGCCCAAATCATGGGATTCACCCCTGTGGACATGGGCTGCATGTCCTCAGCCCGTGAGATCGAGAACATTCCCCTGCGCCTCTTGCCAGCCTGGAAAATCCCCGTCTTTTTGGCTCTGgggctttttctttgcttcttcaCCTACAACCTGATCCGGCAGGTCATCCACCCTTACATCAGGGAGCAGAAGAACAAGCTGTACAAGATCCCCATCGAGGTGATGAACACCACGCTGCCCTGCGTGTCCTACGTCATGCTGTCTCTGGTCTACCTGCCCGGGGTGCTGgcagcctgctcccagctctACTACGGCACCAAGTACAGGCGCTTCCCGGACTGGCTGGACCAGTGGCTGCAGCACCGAAAGCAGATCGGTCTCCTGAGCTTCCTGTGCGCAGCCCTGCACGCCGTGTacagcctgtgcctgcccaTGCGCCGCTCCCACCGCTACCTGCTGATCGAGACGGCCGTCAAGCAG GCTGTGGAGAAGAAGATGACAATCTGGGTAGAGGAGGAAGTCTGGAGGATGGAGATTTATATCTCTGTTGGAATAATTGCCCTGGGCTTGCTGTCGTTACTTGCCATCACTTCACTTCCATCCATCGCAAACTCTCTCAACTGGAGGGAATTCAGTTTCATCCAG tccTCCCTGGGATTTATTGCCTTGGTGCTCAGCACTCTGCACACACTCACCTACGGCTGGTCGAGGGCCTTCGATGAGAACCAGTACAAATTCTACCTGCCCCCAACCTACACCCTCACACTGCTGGTCCCATGCACTGTCATCATTGCAAAAGTCATCTTCAGTTTGCCCTGCATCCAGCACAGACTTCTGCGAatcaggaggggctgggagaagAGCAGATACGTCAAATTTGTTCTGCCCAGTGCAACGGGGGAATTTTCAAGTGGGGAGACCTCCAGTAATGTCTaa
- the STEAP3 gene encoding metalloreductase STEAP3 isoform X2 codes for MSRGDMAKPLLGHGSTEGECSPPAPAGRTVGVLGSGDFARSLAVRLVCSGFKVVVGSRNPKRKASLFPAAAEVTFQAEAVKKADVIFVAVFREHYSTLCDLADVLVGKILVDVSNNTEINHRKESNAEYLASLFPACTVVKGFNVVSAWTLQSGARDGNKQVLICSNNQEAKRTVAEIAQIMGFTPVDMGCMSSAREIENIPLRLLPAWKIPVFLALGLFLCFFTYNLIRQVIHPYIREQKNKLYKIPIEVMNTTLPCVSYVMLSLVYLPGVLAACSQLYYGTKYRRFPDWLDQWLQHRKQIGLLSFLCAALHAVYSLCLPMRRSHRYLLIETAVKQSSLGFIALVLSTLHTLTYGWSRAFDENQYKFYLPPTYTLTLLVPCTVIIAKVIFSLPCIQHRLLRIRRGWEKSRYVKFVLPSATGEFSSGETSSNV; via the exons ATGTCCAGAGGAGACATGGCCAAGCCTCTGCTGGGCCATGGGAGCACGGAGGGTGAGTGCAGCCCCCCGGCGCCGGCCGGCCGCACCGTGGGCGTGCTGGGCAGCGGGGACTTTGCGCGCTCCCTGGCCGTGCGCCTGGTGTGCTCCGGCTTCAAGGTGGTGGTCGGCAGCCGCAACCCCAAGCGCAAAGCCAgcctcttccctgctgcagcagaggtcACCTTCCAGGCCGAGGCCGTGAAGAAGGCGGACGTCATCTTCGTGGCCGTTTTCAGGGAACATTACTCCACCCTGTGTGACCTGGCTGATGTGCTGGTGGGCAAGATCCTGGTGGATGTCAGTAACAACACCGAGATCAACCATCGCAAGGAGTCCAACGCGGAGTACTTGGCCTCCCTGTTCCCAGCCTGCACCGTGGTGAAGGGCTTCAATGTGGTTTCTGCGTGGACGCTGCAGTCAGGTGCCAGGGATGGAAATAAGCAG GTTCTGATCTGCTCAAATAACCAAGAAGCCAAGCGCACCGTAGCAGAAATTGCCCAAATCATGGGATTCACCCCTGTGGACATGGGCTGCATGTCCTCAGCCCGTGAGATCGAGAACATTCCCCTGCGCCTCTTGCCAGCCTGGAAAATCCCCGTCTTTTTGGCTCTGgggctttttctttgcttcttcaCCTACAACCTGATCCGGCAGGTCATCCACCCTTACATCAGGGAGCAGAAGAACAAGCTGTACAAGATCCCCATCGAGGTGATGAACACCACGCTGCCCTGCGTGTCCTACGTCATGCTGTCTCTGGTCTACCTGCCCGGGGTGCTGgcagcctgctcccagctctACTACGGCACCAAGTACAGGCGCTTCCCGGACTGGCTGGACCAGTGGCTGCAGCACCGAAAGCAGATCGGTCTCCTGAGCTTCCTGTGCGCAGCCCTGCACGCCGTGTacagcctgtgcctgcccaTGCGCCGCTCCCACCGCTACCTGCTGATCGAGACGGCCGTCAAGCAG tccTCCCTGGGATTTATTGCCTTGGTGCTCAGCACTCTGCACACACTCACCTACGGCTGGTCGAGGGCCTTCGATGAGAACCAGTACAAATTCTACCTGCCCCCAACCTACACCCTCACACTGCTGGTCCCATGCACTGTCATCATTGCAAAAGTCATCTTCAGTTTGCCCTGCATCCAGCACAGACTTCTGCGAatcaggaggggctgggagaagAGCAGATACGTCAAATTTGTTCTGCCCAGTGCAACGGGGGAATTTTCAAGTGGGGAGACCTCCAGTAATGTCTaa